One genomic region from Nitrospirota bacterium encodes:
- a CDS encoding gamma carbonic anhydrase family protein has translation MPILPYKHWIPKVPEGVFVAPNAYVIGNVELGSDTGIWFGVTIRGDVNAIAIGARTNIQDGTVIHATKDLWTTRVGANVTVGHAAVIHGCTIADNVLVGMRSVVLDGAEIGEYCFIAAGALVTPGTKIPPRSLVMGMPAKVVRPLKPSEIQQIDHSATSYIRYAKDYLERLTECVGEGLQTLPPRGSI, from the coding sequence ATGCCGATTCTCCCCTACAAACATTGGATCCCGAAAGTCCCGGAGGGCGTCTTTGTCGCCCCCAATGCCTACGTCATCGGCAATGTGGAGTTGGGAAGCGACACCGGCATCTGGTTCGGGGTGACCATCCGCGGCGACGTGAACGCCATCGCCATCGGGGCGCGCACGAACATCCAGGACGGAACGGTGATTCACGCGACGAAGGATCTGTGGACGACTCGCGTCGGCGCGAACGTCACGGTAGGTCATGCCGCCGTGATTCATGGATGCACCATCGCAGACAACGTCCTTGTCGGCATGCGCTCTGTCGTTCTGGATGGAGCCGAGATCGGCGAATACTGTTTCATCGCCGCGGGCGCCCTCGTCACTCCCGGAACCAAGATTCCGCCCCGCAGCCTCGTCATGGGCATGCCCGCCAAGGTCGTCCGCCCCCTCAAGCCGTCGGAAATCCAGCAGATCGATCACAGCGCCACAAGCTACATCCGCTACGCTAAGGACTACTTAGAGCGTCTAACAGAATGCGTAGGGGAGGGTCTTCAGACCCTCCCGCCAAGAGGGAGCATCTGA
- a CDS encoding dihydroorotate dehydrogenase, which yields MNRETVNQSPHAGSRSHGITGSRIVIGPLSLPNPVIIASGIAANGEFLPDFFDVRLLGGFVTKGITLQPRPGNPPPRVACVPGGMVNSIGLQNIGIEAFLRDRWPALREWGIPIIANVYGFSPAEYEELTSRLESADELAAIEVNLSCPNVQGGGREVGEDPEAAAQLIRQVRTRTKKTIIAKLAPGDPRLVDVARAIEGAGADAICLGNTLRIRPVDEAGRPVVGNEFGGLSGPALKPLVLKHLKEIGSSLRIPIIATGGVRRAADVRDYLSAGAVAVEIGTANLFDPRIAAKIAQDLAA from the coding sequence GTGAATCGTGAAACCGTGAATCAGAGCCCTCACGCGGGCTCACGGAGTCACGGGATCACGGGATCACGAATCGTCATCGGTCCCCTCTCCCTCCCCAACCCCGTCATCATCGCCTCCGGCATCGCCGCGAACGGGGAATTCCTGCCCGACTTTTTCGACGTCCGACTCCTCGGCGGTTTCGTCACCAAGGGGATCACGCTTCAGCCGCGTCCGGGCAATCCCCCCCCCCGCGTCGCCTGCGTACCGGGAGGGATGGTCAACTCGATCGGACTCCAGAACATCGGCATCGAGGCTTTCCTCCGGGATCGCTGGCCCGCCCTGCGGGAATGGGGCATTCCGATCATCGCCAACGTCTACGGCTTCAGTCCGGCCGAATATGAAGAACTCACCTCGCGACTCGAATCGGCCGACGAATTGGCGGCCATAGAAGTCAATCTCTCCTGTCCGAATGTCCAAGGTGGGGGGCGAGAGGTCGGCGAAGACCCGGAAGCGGCCGCACAACTCATTCGGCAGGTGCGAACACGGACGAAGAAAACCATCATCGCCAAGCTCGCGCCCGGAGATCCCAGACTGGTGGACGTGGCGCGCGCCATCGAGGGAGCCGGCGCGGACGCCATCTGCCTCGGCAATACGCTGCGCATCCGGCCGGTCGATGAAGCCGGACGGCCCGTTGTGGGCAACGAATTCGGCGGCCTCTCGGGACCTGCGCTCAAACCCCTCGTGCTCAAGCACCTCAAGGAAATCGGGAGTTCCCTTCGCATCCCCATCATCGCCACCGGCGGCGTTCGGCGCGCGGCCGATGTCCGTGACTACCTGTCCGCTGGGGCCGTCGCCGTCGAAATCGGCACCGCCAACTTGTTCGACCCCCGCATCGCCGCCAAGATTGCCCAGGATCTCGCAGCGTAA
- the rimI gene encoding ribosomal protein S18-alanine N-acetyltransferase translates to MSVLRAPHRGDKLVSTLITSMKEDDLPEVLDIERESFPTPWPQSFFRAEMRNPLARSYVLKAHFEDGGKCVGYLCSWFIHNELHILNLAVGSDFRRLGFGLRLLTHVLHLAVETGLTLATLEARPSNTPALNLYRKLGFRAVGVRPNYYYDTREDAVALLLDLPQRTVNP, encoded by the coding sequence ATGAGCGTCCTGCGCGCCCCCCATCGCGGCGACAAACTGGTCAGCACGCTCATCACTTCGATGAAGGAGGACGATCTCCCCGAAGTCCTGGACATCGAGAGGGAATCCTTCCCCACTCCCTGGCCGCAATCTTTTTTCAGAGCGGAAATGAGAAACCCCCTGGCCCGTTCGTATGTTTTGAAGGCTCATTTCGAGGACGGCGGGAAGTGCGTGGGCTACCTCTGCTCCTGGTTCATCCACAACGAACTCCATATCCTGAATCTTGCCGTCGGATCGGATTTCCGCCGGCTCGGATTCGGTCTGAGACTCCTCACCCACGTCCTCCATTTGGCCGTCGAAACGGGGCTGACCCTTGCCACGCTGGAGGCCCGGCCCTCCAACACACCGGCTCTCAATCTCTATCGGAAGCTCGGATTCCGCGCCGTGGGCGTGCGCCCGAACTACTACTACGACACGCGCGAAGATGCCGTGGCCCTTCTGCTGGATCTTCCGCAACGAACCGTGAACCCGTGA